Genomic segment of Atribacterota bacterium:
AGTCATCGTGGTAGGGGGAAGTTTGGGTAAGGCTCTCGTGCAAAATTTCATGAACCCCGTGTGGGAATACCTCAGGGCGCATTTACCCTCGGAAATTGTGGACCAAACACGGATTAAAGAAGCCGAACTTGGCGATACGAATGGTGTTTTGGGGGCAGCAATTTTGGTCTTCGAAGAGCTGAAGACGCAGAAAGGGGGTGGGAATGGTACTCTCTCGGAGGAGCAGGTCATATAATCCTTTTTGATTCGAAATCTGTTTTGAGAAGGGGGAGATGGTCATGCGGAAATTTTGGTTGTGGGTTGTGATCGCGTTTTTTGTGGTAGGTGGATTGGGATTATGTGTAGCGCAAGAGAAAGAGTCAGAATTTATTATCTTTCACTACTGGACGGCGGGTGGAGAGAAAGAAGCGATTGATGCTCTGTTTAAACTTTATGCTGAGCGCAACCCGAATGTAAAAATCGTTGAGAACCCGGTGGCTGGTGGTGGAGGGGAAACAATGTTAGCGGTACTCATGAGCAACCTTGCGGCCGGAATCCCTCCCGATTCGTTCCAGGACCATCAGGGTAATCAGCAGAAAGATTACATTGATGCGGGGTATCTTGAAGCAGTTGATGATATTTGGGCTCAGGCAAATTTTGAGACTCGCATTAATCCCATGTGGGTGAAGACCTTGAAGTTTGGAGGACACGTGTATTCGGTCCCCATCAATGCTCACCGGACCAACTGGTTGTGGTATAACAAAAAAATGTTTGATGAACTGGGCATTAAGGTTCCAGAAAACTATGATGATCTTTTGGCGGCCTGCCAGAAAATTAAAGAAGCAAAACCAGAAGTTTCGCCGCTTGCTCTGGGGACTCGGGAGAAAGTCTGGTCGACGTATCTCTACGACATGGTGCTTCTCAATACTGGTGGCCCTGATTTCTACGAAAAAGCCAACACTGGCCGAATCGATTTTCTCAACGATGCAACCTTCCGTCAGGCGATGGAACGATATGCGGCATTGATTCCCTACATTTACCCATGGCACGCTACAAAAAGTTGGGATGAAGCTGGAGCGTTACTCAAAACTGGCGAAGCGGCCATGTACTGGATGGGAGACTGGATTCTGGGGTATTATTTGGCCATTGGTATGCAGCCAGAGGTCGATTTCAGCGTCACGGCGATTCCTGGTGACATCTGGATGGGGCATGCTGATACCTTCCCTTTGCCAAAAGGTGCACCGCATCCGAACAATGCTCGTGATTGGATCTTGATGTGTACCACTCCTGAAGCACAAAAAGCATTTAATTTAATTAAAGGGTCGGTCACGATCGTGAGCGACGTGCCCTTTGATGTGTATCCAGACCCATACCGTAAGAGAAGTGCTCAGGATTTGGCAAATCTGCGGGCAGTTTGTGACGGATTCCATGGTGGGATGATCACGCCAGCATTTGGTAGTGAGCTCATGGATATCCTGACTCGATTCCTGGTTGACAAGGATGTTGATGCGGCGATTAAGAGCATTGCTGAAGCAGCAGAGAGGACCAAACTTGCTGAGGCCTGCAGCTGGTTCTGGGAATGATGGATTGATTAAAGAGAGGCGAAGCATTGCTTCGCCTCTCTTTTTATATTGAGCATGCTGGAGGAATGACATGAGGTACTATCGGACCCAGGGACTGGTTTTCCTAATTCCCATTCTCGTTATTGTCGGTATCTTTTATGGGATGATTGTATGGAATTTTGTGGTGGCTTTTACTGGCTGGCAGGGATTACAGGCAACCTGGAAATTTGTGGGTTTTTATAATTTTTCTCGTCTTTTCAGTTTGCAGCGGTTCTGGGTAAATATTGGAAATAATCTTCGCTGGCTTCTCTTCTTCATCACCCCGACGGTATTTGGGGGATTTGTGCTAGCATATCTGCTCAATAACCTGGGTCGGGGGGAAAAGATTTTATGGCAGGTTTTTCTCTTTCCGATGTCGCTTTCCTTTATCATTACTGGTGTTTTATGGGCTTGGATGTATGACCCAAGTTCTGGATTGATTAATTCCATTCTTCGATTCCTTGGGGTAAACACTTCTCGTCTTGGCTGGATCGCCCTTCCACAAACCGCTGTGTACTGTATGATCGTGGCTGCTTTCTGGCAATACTTGGGATTTGCTTTGGTGATCTATCTTGGAGCTATTAAGGGTATCCCTTACGAAATGGTGGAAGCGGCCAAAGTGGATGGTGCTTCTCACTTTACAGTCGCCTTTCGGGTGATTTTTCCCAACGTGGGTCATGCCACGCTCATTTGCACTACCATGTTAGCCATTACCACGGTGAAAGTTTTCGATCTGGTTTGGGTGATGACCAGGGGTGGTCCAGGCGTTAGCACTGAGGTTTTACCGTACCTCATGTATCGGTTGACATTTGATTCTCGAGATATTGGGATGGGAGCAGCAACGAGTATTGTTATTCTTGGCTTTTCGGCCATCATGGTCATCCCCTATTCACTCTGGGCACTCAAAAAGTGGGTGAGAGTATGAAAGAAAAATCGTTCCTTCTCTTTTCGGCAGTCCTTATTGTGGTGCTTTCTATAGTATGGATGATTCCCATTTATGCTCTACTTACCACTTCACTCAAGACCCAGGAAGAGGTGGCTCTGCAAAAATATCTCACTCTTCCCCAAAGACTCCAATTTTCCAATTTTGCTCGAGCTTTTCAGGCATTAAAAATTGGTCTACGAAATAGTTTCATTATTACCCTCACTGCCACGTTTATTGCTGTGTTTGTGGGGTCTCTGGCTGGCTATTCGCTGACCAGTTTTAACTTTCGTTTTGCCACCCTTCTTTTCTTTTTGATTGTTGTGGTTACCTTTTTGCCATACCATATTGTGCTCATCCCCATCACTCATATTTTGAAATCGCTTGCGCTTCTCAACACCTATGCGGGATTAATTCTCATTTATACAATTTTGAGCGCCCCTATGGCTACATTGATTACTGGAACATTTTTTATGAAGATTCCTCCCGAACTTGAGGAAGCGGCGATGCTCGATGGATGTAAACCGTTTCTCTTTTATCTGCGGATTTTACTTCCGGTGTCATTGCCGGGTCTTGTGTCGGCTACTATCCTTGTTTTCATCCAGATTTACAATGAGTTTCTCCTGGGTATTGCGCTTACACGGGGCCCAGAGGTGAAACCGGTAATGCCTTTTTTGGCAGAACTCAAGGGAACTCAAATTGCCCAGTGGCATATTCAAATGGCTGGGGCTCTCATTACATCAATTATCCCTGTGGCGGTATTCATTTTTCTGGGAAAATATTTCATTTCTGGCTTAATGGCTGGATATGGAAAGGGATAGGGGGTTAAGATAAAATGGGTGAGGAAATGGTTAAGGTTTTACTGGTAGGGGAGACCTGGATTGTTCTGAAGTTTCACGTCAAAGGATTTGATGTGGTTCCGCTCGGGGGGTATGAAGACTTTTCTCGCTGGTTCCGAGACGCTTTAAAAACGTATCCAGATGTGGAAGTGGTTCACATGCCTAATCATGTGGCACTGAGTGCTTTCCCCCGTACTATAGATGAACTGAAAACGTACGATGTGCTCATTTTGAGCGACACGGGTTGCAATACGTTAACCTTTTACCCCGACTTTTTTCAGGTTCCCATGGGTCCCGATAAACTCTCGGTGGTTCGAGAGTTTGTAAAACAAGGTGGGGGCTTGGCCATGTGTGGAGGGTGGATGTCATTTCAAGGGGTGAGGGCAATCGCCAATTACCATGGAAGTCCGATCGAAGAGGTTTTACCAGTATCGCTCTTCAAGGATGATGATCGGGTGGAAATGACCGCAGGGATAAAACCTGCCATCATTCTTCCAGAACACCCGTTGGTCAGGGATGTTCCTCCACAGGAATGGCCGCTTTTTCTGGGTTACAACCGTTTACAATTGAAAGTTGGTGCGACCTGTATTGCTTCCTGTGGTGAAGACCCCTTCATTGCGGTATGGGAATATGGAAAAGGAAGAACCATGGCGTTCGCTTCAGACCTTGCACCACACTGGGGAAGCGCATTTGTGGAGTGGACATATTATGCTCAATTCTGGTATCAGGCCATTCAATGGTTAGCAAAAAAGTTGGAGTAAAGAGGAATACCGGCTTTGAAGGGCATGGTTTTTGATGTTCAGCGTTTTTCTCTCCATGATGGTCCGGGAATCAGGACTACAATCTTTTTAAAAGGGTGTCCGCTCAGTTGTAGCTGGTGTCATAATCCCGAGTCTCAAAGTGCGGACATTGAGATTGCTTTTACTGCCCAAAAATGCAGGAACTGTGGGAAATGCGTTACCGAATGTCCAGAATGGGCTATCGATATTACCAATCCGTATCGTATCGACCGGGCACGATGTACACTCTGTGGTTTCTGTGTGGCAATGTGTCCTGCAGGGGCACTGGAAATTATTGGTCGCGAGGTGACCGTTGCCGAACTCGTACAAGAGGTGGAAAAGGACTGTTTATTTTACCAAGAATCAGGTGGAGGCGTGACGATTTCAGGGGGTGAACCACTCACTCAGTTTGATTTCGTCCTGGCCCTCGCAAAAGCCTTGAAAGAACGGGGGATTTCTGTTGTTATTGACACGGCAGGATATTCGGGAATCAGAAATGATGACTTAGAGAAATTGAGGATGTTGGTGAAAATTGTGGATTTGATTCTTTACGATGTGAAGTTCATCGACTCAGCAAAACACAAATTCTATACCGGTGTTGAGAACCGGGAAATTCTTTCAAATTTAGTTGTGCTTTTTCGGGAGTTTTCGAGTAAAGTTCTGGTGCGGTATCCACGCATTCCAGGAATTAATGATACCCAGAGCGATATCCAATTATTGATTCGCTTCCTCGAAGGTCTACCTGGAGTGAGAATAGAGCTTTTACCGTATCACCGTCTTGGTGCGGGGAAATATGCTCGAATTGGCAAAACATACCAGCTTGAAAATCTGATGCCGGTTTCGGTAGAGGAGATGGAGGACTTGAAAAAGAAAATAGCTAAGGCACTTCCCTTGGTAACGGTTATGTGAAAATGGTTGTGGAATGGAGGGATACGGGAAATGCGAAGTTACCGGAAAGAATTGTGGTTTGAGACGAAGACTCGGAGAGCATTTATCAATATTACTTCCGCCCTTGAAGAATGCTTAAAAGAGAGTGGAATTCATGAAGGGTTACTGCTCTGTAACGCGATGCACATTACGGCCAGTGTTTTTGTGAACGATGATGAACGGGGGTTGCATCAGGATTTTGAACGATGGTTAGAGCGTCTGGCACCAGAAAAACCATACGATCAGTATGCTCATAACGTGGGGGAAGATAATGCTGATGCTCATCTCAAGCGAACTATTATGGGAAGGGAAGTAGTCATTGCGGTGACAGGAGGAAAACTGGATCTTGGTCCCTGGGAACAGGTTTTTTACGGTGAGTTTGACGGTCAAAGGAAAAAGAGAGTGCTGGTGAAAATTATTGGGGAATGAGGAGGAACTGATATGACTTCTCGGGAAAGAGTGCAGTTGGCGCTTGCCCATAAGGAAGCAGATAAGATTCCGGTAGATTTTGGAGGACATCGTTCTTCTGGGATTATGGCTTTAGCCTATCGGGATTTGCGTCGTAAGCTTGGTTTATCCGAAAGACCAATTTTGGTTTATGATTTTATTCAGCAGTTGGCCTTGATTGAGAAAGACGTTCTGGATCTCTTCCAGGTTGATGTGGTGGGGTTGGAACACCTTTTTGTAGATGAATCAGCGTACTGGAAAGATTGGGAACTCCCTGACGGGACACCATGTAAAATCCCATCGTTTATTGAGGTAGAGAAAGCAGAGGAAGGGTGGATTGTGCGGGGTGATGAGGGACAACCCATCTGTGTGCAACGGCCAGGATGCCTTTATTTTGAGCAGTGTTACTTTCCTTTAGCGGAGAACACAGACGAAACCTTTGAACGTTTAGAACACGACCTGGCTCAGGTAATGTGGTTTCGCCTGGGGGCACCCCCATATCCCTGGTCTTGGGAGGAACAGAAAAAGTATGCTAAAAGGTTGCGTGAATCAACCGATCGGGCTATTTATGCTGCCTTTGGAGGGAATCTCCTGGAAACATCCCAGTTCGTTTTTCGAATCGATAATCTGTTTACAGAAATTGCCCTTAATCCTGCCCGAATCCATCGTTTTCTGGACCGGTTGGTGGAGTACCATCTGACGAATCTGGAGAGGTTTCTGGAAACCCTTGGTCCGTATGTGGATATCATCGGATTTGGAGATGACCTGGGAATGCAAACTGGACCCCAAATTTCACCGGCAATGTATCAGGAATTCTTTAAGCCTCGCCACGCCATCATGTGGCAGACAGTGAAAAAAAGGTTTCCCCACCTCAAGGTGGCTCTCCACTGCTGCGGAAGTTTTTATCGGCTCTTACCGGACCTTATTGAAGCTGGCCTTGATATCATTCAGCCAGTGCAGATTACTGCCAGAGATATGGAACCAGAGAAACTAAAAAAGGAGTTTGGCAGGGATATTGTTTTCTGGGGTGGTGGATGTGATACCCAGCGCATCCTTCCCTTTGGAACTACTAAAGAAGTCCGGGAACATACACGCCACAATATTACCGTTTTTGCTTCTGGGGGTGGATATGTTTTTCAGCAGGTACATAATATTATGGCTGGTGTTCCCCCGGAAAATGTTGTGGCCATGTTTGAGGAAGTGAACTCCTTCCGGTATTGAGGGTATGGTGGGAACGAAAATTTTCGTTCCCACTGGCGTTGTTTTCTGATGGTCTAAAGACCTGATGCAGTGAACTGGTAATGGAATTCGTATCCATTTTTTCTGGCAATTTCCTCGACAGCGCTTCGGATTTTTCGGCAATCGAACCGGTACTCGTACTTTTTGCCCAACAGTTTGGATTGTTCTTCAATGGTACCGCTTCGCGCACCGGAAAGCGTATTGTGGGTCTCCTTTTTGAAGCCAAAACCAGGTGTGGTATCAAGGTCGCTGCCTGAGAGACCGGCACCGGATTCTTTGAGCATTTCGGTGAACTGGACACACTTCTTGATATCATCAATTTGAAATCGCGCCTTGTATTCCAATTTTTGTCGAGCCAGAAAAGCTTTGCGTTCCGCCACGAGAAGTGAAATTTCATAGATACCCTTCTTTTCCTGAAAGTTCCCAGAGATGCTCTGGATAAATTGTTGGATTTCTTCTAAGATAGGCATCGAAACTCCTCCTTTTTGATTATTGTATCATCATCATGGCACTTTGTTGACGAAACGTTTTGAAAAGGATACTTTTGGGTATCGAGGGGGAAAATTTGTGGTATAAAACACCTATGATAAAGAAGTTTTTTGCCTTTTTTCAATCTTTGTTGAATCTCGATCCTGGTGATATAGGAGTGGGAGTAACACTTCACCGCAGTCTCAATCTCGTCATCTGGAGTGTGTGTTTTGGTATTATCTTTTTTAACATCACTACCGGATTCCCTCTGGCTGGGTTTGCCAGAGAACTTGGCTTTGGGGACTTTCTTTATGCTGTGATGCTGGCCATGCCTGTGCTTGGGGGAACGGTTCAGATCGTGGCTTCACTGGTTCTTGAGCGGAAACGTAACCGGAAGGCAATTTTTTTGTGGAGTCTTTTGGTCAACCGTTTTCCCTGGATTCTCGTCGCCTTTTCTCCCTTTTTCATTGGGACAAGAGGTGTTTTATTCCTTACGTTGGTTGTTTCCCTTACCATCAGCTCGATTGGGGGTGCATTCACGAACGTAAGTTTTCTCTCCTGGATGGGTGATCTTGTGCCTCTTGAAGTCCGGGGGAGATTTTTTGGTCATCGGACCATGATTGCTACCGTTGCTGCCCTCATCAGTGGTTTGGTGGTGGGAAAGTTGCTGGATACGATGGCGGGAATATCTGGCTTTGCCTTTGTTTTTGCCCTGGCTTCAATCGCAGGGCTCATGGAGCTTTTCTTTTTTGCCCAAACCTATGATCCACCAATGACCGTCTCCAGCTTGGGAGAGAGTCCCGCCTTGGCTTTTAGAGAGATTCTGTGTTGTCGTCCGTTCTGGAAGTTTCTCTTTTTTGTGATTACCTGGAATTTTGCCGTCAACGTTGCTTCCCCTTTCTTTAACCTTTACATGTTGAAACATTTACACATGGATTTCTTCCAGATTGCGTTCTATGTGCAGGTGATTTCCAATGTTGCGACCCTCTTTTTTGTTCGGGTCTGGGGGCGATTGACTGACCGTTTCGGGAACAAGCCAGTTGCGGTACTCTCGACCACGGTGGCTATTTTTCTTCCCCTTATCTGGTGTTACACTACTTCCCAGAACTGGATTGTGGTGGTTCCCATTATTCAAACTCTGGCGGGGGTTTTCTGGCCCGGGATTGACCTTACCACCAATAATCTCCTTTTGAAACTTTCACCGAAAGAAAACCGTTCTCTGTACGTTGGCGTGCTCAATTTTTTCCTGGGTACCTTTGGTATTGCTTTTGCCTACCTTGTGGGAGGATACGTCCTAGAAAAGGTGGTACCCCTTGTTTCCTCTTTCGTTGGGACAACTTTTGGCTGGCAGATAAATCCTTATTATTATGTTTTCTTTCTCTCTTCTTTCCTTCGCTTTTTATCCTGTATGATTTTCCTTTCCAAAGTTGAGGAAACCGGTGCGCAGAGCCTGTGCGTTGTCTTAAGAGAAACCTGCAGAACCAGGAGGGAGAAGTGAAGGATTTTTAACTCATCGACCTTTGTAACTCCAGGATGCGGTCGAGCTTCCCAAGGAGAATAAGGATATCTTCTGCATTGATAACGGTTTGGGCATTGGGATTTAATTCGAAATAGGTCTGCTCTTTAGACTTAATGGCTACGACGATGAGATCCCATTTACCAGGTAGATTAATTTCTGCCAGGCTTTTCCCCACAAAAGGAGAATGTGGAGCAATTTCCACCTCTTCAATGGTCAATCCAAAGGCTTCACTGCGCAAAACAAGGTCGAGAAAAGAGGAAACATGGGGGCGCAGAGCTGCTGCGGCTAGCCGTAAGCCTCCTATTTTCTGCGGGCAAATCGCGTAGTCTGCTCCCGCTTTTTTCATGATTTCGATTGACTCCGGAATAATGGCTCGGGCCACGATACGCAGTTTTGGATTCAAATACTTGGCAGTGAGGACGATGTACACATTGTCCGGGTCATTCCCCACCAGGGCAAGAAGTCCTCTGGCTTTTTCAATCTGGGCTTCTTTCAGATTTTCTTCTCGAGTGGCGTCCCCGAGAATATACGGAAAGTCGGGAAAATTTTGCAGCGCTTCCTTAATTTTGGTCTCATCTTTTTCAATCACCACAAATTTTTCCCTCGCTTTGGTGAAGTATTCAATCACTTCTCTTCCCACCACGCCACAACCGCAAACAATATAGTGATTGGTCAGGTGATGAATTTCCATTTTTATTTCCCTCCTTTGCAGGTATTCTTTCCATTTTCCTTCTGCGAGTGTATCGATAAAATAGGAAACGGCATAGGTTACTACAAAAATACTCGAAGCGACCAGGCACATCGTGAAGACTTTTCCTCCTGTAGAGAGGGGGTGTATTTCCTGGAAACCGACAGTGGTGATGGTGATGATTGTCATGTAAAGGGCGTCCAGAAAATTCCATTTTTCTAATAGTGTATATCCAATGGTTCCTCCAAAAACGATACCCACTCCTAGAGACACAATGGTAATGAATCGTTTTTCCAACAATCATTTCCCTCCGTAAAGATGGCAGGCTACGAAGTGTTCATGGTCGACAGTTTGAAGCTCAGGGGTGACTTCGACACACATATCCATTCGAAAAAGGCAGCGAGTGTGGAAAAGACATCCAGAAAAAAACTGGAATGGACTGGGTGGATCCCCTTCAAGAAGAATTCTTTCTCTTTTCGCCTTTGGGTTGGGAATGGGGACCGAGGCCAAGAGTGCCCTCGTGTAGGGATGCAGTGGGGTTGAGAAAATCTCTTCTTTTTCGGCGATTTCTACAATCCGTCCCATATACATCACCGCAATACGGCTGGAGATATGCCGTACCACACTCAAATCGTGGGAGATGAAAAGGTAGGTAAGATGCATGGTTTCCTGGAGCTCTGAGAGGAGGTTCAGAATCTGAGCCTGAATGGAAACATCTAGAGCTGAAACCGGTTCGTCACAAATTACGAATTCCGGCTGCAAAATAAGCGCTCGGGCAATGCCAATACGCTGTCTCTGTCCTCCCGAAAACTCATGGGGATAATTGGAGAGAGACTGTATTTCCAGCCCCACCCGGGAGGCGATCTCCTGCACCAATTCGTAGCGAATTCTGGGGTTCCTTTCACCATGAATAATGAGGGGTTCTTCAAGAATGGCGTAAGCGGTCTTTCGAGGGTTGAGGGATGCGAAAGGATCCTGGAAAACGATTTGCATCCTCCGGCGGTATTTCTTGAACTCATGCAGGGGAGTACGCAGGATATCCTGGTCATCCATGATGATTGCGCCACTGGTTGGCTCGAGGAGTCGCAGGAGGCAACGCCCCAGAGTGCTTTTTCCACAACCGGTTTCTCCCACCAGACCCAGAGTCTCTCCCCTAAAAATGGGAAAGCTGACATCATTTACAGCGTTAAGAATACGTTTTTCGCCCCATTCCTCTTCCACAATAAACCTCTTGCTCAGGTTGCGGACTTCCATTAGTAGCGGTGACATGAAACCAGGTGTCCTCCTTCTAAGATTTTTAGTGATGGTTCCTCTTGATCGCAAGGAGCAAAACGGACTGGGCAGCGGGGGTGGAAGCGGCATCCTGGTGGTAACCGAATGAGGTCGGGAACAGTGCCGGGAACAGGCTGTAGTCGTTTTTTGGGGTTGTCCATTCGAGGGATGGAAGCGAGTAAGGCCTGGGTATAAGGATGGAGGGGATTTTCAAAGAGTACTTCTACTGATGCTCGTTCGACAATTTTTCCGGCATACATCACGGCAACCCGCTGGCAAGTTTCCGCGACGACTCCAAGATCATGGGTAATGAGAAGAACGGCAGTTTTCATTTCCTGCTTTAGTTCATTAATCAGAGTAAGAATCTGTGCCTGAATCGTTACGTCAAGCGCCGTGGTTGGCTCATCGGCGATAAGCAGAAGGGGTCTACAGGCTAGGGCCTGGGCAATCATCACTCGCTGGCGCATACCTCCTGATAACTGATGAGGATAATATTTCATTCTTCGTTCTGGTTCGGGGATTTTCACTTTGCGTAGGAGTTCGATAGCCATTTTGTACGCTTCGCGACGGTTGATTTTCTGGTGTAATGTGAGAACTTCGATGATCCCTTCGCCTATCGGGAATATTGGATCCAGAGAGGTCATGGGTTCCTGGAAAACCATGGAAATTTTGCTTCCCCGGATTTGAT
This window contains:
- a CDS encoding ABC transporter substrate-binding protein — encoded protein: MRKFWLWVVIAFFVVGGLGLCVAQEKESEFIIFHYWTAGGEKEAIDALFKLYAERNPNVKIVENPVAGGGGETMLAVLMSNLAAGIPPDSFQDHQGNQQKDYIDAGYLEAVDDIWAQANFETRINPMWVKTLKFGGHVYSVPINAHRTNWLWYNKKMFDELGIKVPENYDDLLAACQKIKEAKPEVSPLALGTREKVWSTYLYDMVLLNTGGPDFYEKANTGRIDFLNDATFRQAMERYAALIPYIYPWHATKSWDEAGALLKTGEAAMYWMGDWILGYYLAIGMQPEVDFSVTAIPGDIWMGHADTFPLPKGAPHPNNARDWILMCTTPEAQKAFNLIKGSVTIVSDVPFDVYPDPYRKRSAQDLANLRAVCDGFHGGMITPAFGSELMDILTRFLVDKDVDAAIKSIAEAAERTKLAEACSWFWE
- a CDS encoding sugar ABC transporter permease; this translates as MRYYRTQGLVFLIPILVIVGIFYGMIVWNFVVAFTGWQGLQATWKFVGFYNFSRLFSLQRFWVNIGNNLRWLLFFITPTVFGGFVLAYLLNNLGRGEKILWQVFLFPMSLSFIITGVLWAWMYDPSSGLINSILRFLGVNTSRLGWIALPQTAVYCMIVAAFWQYLGFALVIYLGAIKGIPYEMVEAAKVDGASHFTVAFRVIFPNVGHATLICTTMLAITTVKVFDLVWVMTRGGPGVSTEVLPYLMYRLTFDSRDIGMGAATSIVILGFSAIMVIPYSLWALKKWVRV
- a CDS encoding carbohydrate ABC transporter permease — protein: MKEKSFLLFSAVLIVVLSIVWMIPIYALLTTSLKTQEEVALQKYLTLPQRLQFSNFARAFQALKIGLRNSFIITLTATFIAVFVGSLAGYSLTSFNFRFATLLFFLIVVVTFLPYHIVLIPITHILKSLALLNTYAGLILIYTILSAPMATLITGTFFMKIPPELEEAAMLDGCKPFLFYLRILLPVSLPGLVSATILVFIQIYNEFLLGIALTRGPEVKPVMPFLAELKGTQIAQWHIQMAGALITSIIPVAVFIFLGKYFISGLMAGYGKG
- a CDS encoding glutamine amidotransferase translates to MGEEMVKVLLVGETWIVLKFHVKGFDVVPLGGYEDFSRWFRDALKTYPDVEVVHMPNHVALSAFPRTIDELKTYDVLILSDTGCNTLTFYPDFFQVPMGPDKLSVVREFVKQGGGLAMCGGWMSFQGVRAIANYHGSPIEEVLPVSLFKDDDRVEMTAGIKPAIILPEHPLVRDVPPQEWPLFLGYNRLQLKVGATCIASCGEDPFIAVWEYGKGRTMAFASDLAPHWGSAFVEWTYYAQFWYQAIQWLAKKLE
- a CDS encoding glycyl-radical enzyme activating protein: MVFDVQRFSLHDGPGIRTTIFLKGCPLSCSWCHNPESQSADIEIAFTAQKCRNCGKCVTECPEWAIDITNPYRIDRARCTLCGFCVAMCPAGALEIIGREVTVAELVQEVEKDCLFYQESGGGVTISGGEPLTQFDFVLALAKALKERGISVVIDTAGYSGIRNDDLEKLRMLVKIVDLILYDVKFIDSAKHKFYTGVENREILSNLVVLFREFSSKVLVRYPRIPGINDTQSDIQLLIRFLEGLPGVRIELLPYHRLGAGKYARIGKTYQLENLMPVSVEEMEDLKKKIAKALPLVTVM
- a CDS encoding secondary thiamine-phosphate synthase enzyme YjbQ, which produces MRSYRKELWFETKTRRAFINITSALEECLKESGIHEGLLLCNAMHITASVFVNDDERGLHQDFERWLERLAPEKPYDQYAHNVGEDNADAHLKRTIMGREVVIAVTGGKLDLGPWEQVFYGEFDGQRKKRVLVKIIGE
- a CDS encoding uroporphyrinogen decarboxylase family protein: MTSRERVQLALAHKEADKIPVDFGGHRSSGIMALAYRDLRRKLGLSERPILVYDFIQQLALIEKDVLDLFQVDVVGLEHLFVDESAYWKDWELPDGTPCKIPSFIEVEKAEEGWIVRGDEGQPICVQRPGCLYFEQCYFPLAENTDETFERLEHDLAQVMWFRLGAPPYPWSWEEQKKYAKRLRESTDRAIYAAFGGNLLETSQFVFRIDNLFTEIALNPARIHRFLDRLVEYHLTNLERFLETLGPYVDIIGFGDDLGMQTGPQISPAMYQEFFKPRHAIMWQTVKKRFPHLKVALHCCGSFYRLLPDLIEAGLDIIQPVQITARDMEPEKLKKEFGRDIVFWGGGCDTQRILPFGTTKEVREHTRHNITVFASGGGYVFQQVHNIMAGVPPENVVAMFEEVNSFRY
- a CDS encoding MFS transporter, producing MWYKTPMIKKFFAFFQSLLNLDPGDIGVGVTLHRSLNLVIWSVCFGIIFFNITTGFPLAGFARELGFGDFLYAVMLAMPVLGGTVQIVASLVLERKRNRKAIFLWSLLVNRFPWILVAFSPFFIGTRGVLFLTLVVSLTISSIGGAFTNVSFLSWMGDLVPLEVRGRFFGHRTMIATVAALISGLVVGKLLDTMAGISGFAFVFALASIAGLMELFFFAQTYDPPMTVSSLGESPALAFREILCCRPFWKFLFFVITWNFAVNVASPFFNLYMLKHLHMDFFQIAFYVQVISNVATLFFVRVWGRLTDRFGNKPVAVLSTTVAIFLPLIWCYTTSQNWIVVVPIIQTLAGVFWPGIDLTTNNLLLKLSPKENRSLYVGVLNFFLGTFGIAFAYLVGGYVLEKVVPLVSSFVGTTFGWQINPYYYVFFLSSFLRFLSCMIFLSKVEETGAQSLCVVLRETCRTRREK
- a CDS encoding potassium channel protein; translation: MLEKRFITIVSLGVGIVFGGTIGYTLLEKWNFLDALYMTIITITTVGFQEIHPLSTGGKVFTMCLVASSIFVVTYAVSYFIDTLAEGKWKEYLQRREIKMEIHHLTNHYIVCGCGVVGREVIEYFTKAREKFVVIEKDETKIKEALQNFPDFPYILGDATREENLKEAQIEKARGLLALVGNDPDNVYIVLTAKYLNPKLRIVARAIIPESIEIMKKAGADYAICPQKIGGLRLAAAALRPHVSSFLDLVLRSEAFGLTIEEVEIAPHSPFVGKSLAEINLPGKWDLIVVAIKSKEQTYFELNPNAQTVINAEDILILLGKLDRILELQRSMS
- a CDS encoding oligopeptide/dipeptide ABC transporter ATP-binding protein codes for the protein MSPLLMEVRNLSKRFIVEEEWGEKRILNAVNDVSFPIFRGETLGLVGETGCGKSTLGRCLLRLLEPTSGAIIMDDQDILRTPLHEFKKYRRRMQIVFQDPFASLNPRKTAYAILEEPLIIHGERNPRIRYELVQEIASRVGLEIQSLSNYPHEFSGGQRQRIGIARALILQPEFVICDEPVSALDVSIQAQILNLLSELQETMHLTYLFISHDLSVVRHISSRIAVMYMGRIVEIAEKEEIFSTPLHPYTRALLASVPIPNPKAKRERILLEGDPPSPFQFFSGCLFHTRCLFRMDMCVEVTPELQTVDHEHFVACHLYGGK
- a CDS encoding ABC transporter ATP-binding protein, which gives rise to MDELILNIENLKTYLKTPGGVVRAVDGVDLTIYREETLGLVGESGCGKSMTALSILKLYPKPQGEIVAGHIYFNGQDLVKKSEEEMYQIRGSKISMVFQEPMTSLDPIFPIGEGIIEVLTLHQKINRREAYKMAIELLRKVKIPEPERRMKYYPHQLSGGMRQRVMIAQALACRPLLLIADEPTTALDVTIQAQILTLINELKQEMKTAVLLITHDLGVVAETCQRVAVMYAGKIVERASVEVLFENPLHPYTQALLASIPRMDNPKKRLQPVPGTVPDLIRLPPGCRFHPRCPVRFAPCDQEEPSLKILEGGHLVSCHRY